One Trachemys scripta elegans isolate TJP31775 chromosome 4, CAS_Tse_1.0, whole genome shotgun sequence genomic region harbors:
- the ATXN7L2 gene encoding ataxin-7-like protein 2 isoform X1 has protein sequence MAVRGRAAAAAAMAAVDRRLPSLDDFAGQSWSAWVERAGPPAEPAGSEVEESSKNGSKKVDAMTLIKEDMSIFGHCPAHDEFYLVVCNHCSQVVKPQAFQKHCERRHGPLSKLYARAQVSANAQKCHAVNGQPPACGGHGSAKASREKSQNSRSRAQHPPERPDKAQKDNLCLFMPVVNLEKISSLPKPDGHGIKVPPKAAAAASVPGQPPASSKEPMGKLSLAVLPKEPLVPAKAGVDSVVPADGLDRKPESTSASGEKEPGTSKPPPKSHKKMARKECDLNRQCGVVNPDTKKICTRLLTCKIHSVHQRREVQGRAKDFDVLVAELKASSRKGESPKEKSPVRKEALPDRLSQEASSGAQTSLVLPSTSPCRAKQPHSHCALPRSRVSSESDPEEPSTTCGDRDPGLYPFPVPKGSSRVSSDESEDDMAEESHRLDCHYATRPPRPQAFCTFGSRLVSPGCYVFNRRLDRFCSALSSMLERHLSSHMWKKIPPAADPQLHPAPSPAGPGSSTSSTSQIGSSSLACSLPHGAPGRTSLSCTATAARESRGHLSLSYTVGSPHAAAACSQSDCTGGSQSITSPLPANTPSPSFSKLPSTKASKSSKAKEPAGGGEPEASARKRKQPLGAATGPPYKRTCLLDPGKGKVASCQVPHPPAKTKPSLGSPSAASLNGAISPGSRVKRAGHPDCRAPGHPQVKASQLENRGSPLNGPKTLQANCLSDEEAKKRKNAATYCRPVKAKHPAAASDSGCAVRRKKAVASLGFEEKRNALKSKAH, from the exons ATGGCGGTGCGTGGAcgcgcggcggcggcggcagcaatGGCCGCTGTGGATCGGCGGCTGCCGAGCCTCGATGACTTCGCGGGGCAGAGCTGGAGCGCCTgggtggagagggcagggccgccCGCCGAGCCAG CAGGGTCTGAGGTGGAGGAGAGCAGCAAGAACGGAAGCAAGAAAGTGGATGCGATGACACTCATTAAGGAAG ACATGTCTATCTTTGGGCACTGCCCAGCCCACGACGAGTTCTACCTGGTGGTGTGTAACCACTGTAGCCAAGTGGTCAAGCCTCAAGCCTTTCAGAAGCACTGCG aaAGACGTCACGGACCTCTCAGCAAGCTCTACGCCCGGGCGCAGGTATCTGCCAACGCCCAGAAGTGCCATGCGGTCAACGGGCAGCCCCCTGCCTGCGGGGGCCACGGCAGCGCCAAGGCCTCACGGGAGAAGTCGCAGAACTCCCGCAGCCGGGCCCAGCATCCGCCCGAGAGGCCAGACAAGGCACAGAAAGACAATCTCTG TTTGTTTATGCCGGTGGTGAACTTGGAGAAGATTTCCAGCCTTCCCAAGCCGGATGGACACGGCATCAAGGTGCCCCcgaaggctgctgctgctgcttctgtcccCGGGCAGCCACCTGCCAGCTCCAAAGAGCCCATGGGGAAGCTGTCCCTGGCAGTGTTGCCCAAAGAGCCGCTTGTGCCAGCCAAGGCAGGAGTCGACTCCGTTGTGCCCGCCGATGGTCTGGACAGGAAACCAGAGAGCACCTCTGCCTCAGGGGAGAAGGAGCCGGGCACCAGCAAACCGCCTCCCAAATCCCACAAGAAGATGGCGC GGAAGGAGTGTGATTTGAACAGGCAGTGTGGAGTTGTGAATCCTGACACCAAAAAGATCTGCACCCGGCTGCTGACCTGCAAG ATTCACTCAGTGCACCAGCGCCGTGAGGTGCAGGGCCGGGCGAAGGACTTTGATGTCTTGGTGGCAGAGCTGAAGGCCAGTTCCAGGAAGGGGGAGTCCCCCAAGGAGAAGAGCCCGGTGAGGAAGGAAGCGCTCCCCGACCGACTCTCCCAGGAAGCCTCCTCCGGGGCGCAGACCTCGTTGGTTCTACCCAGCACTTCCCCTTGCCGCGCAAAGCAGCCCCACTCCCACTGTGCACTTCCCAG GTCCAGGGTTTCCTCAGAGAGCGACCCGGAGGAGCCGTCCACGACCTGTGGCGACAGAGACCCCGGGCTCTACCCCTTCCCTGTGCCCAAGGGCAGTAGCCGGGTATCGAGTGACGAGAGCGAGGACGACATGGCCGAGGAATCCCACAGGCTGGACTGTCATTATGCAACACGGCCACCACGGCCTCAGGCG TTCTGCACCTTCGGAAGCCGCTTGGTCAGCCCTGGGTGTTACGTGTTCAACCGACGGCTGGACCGGTTCTGCTCAGCCCTCAGCTCCATGTTGGAGAGACACCTCAGCTCACACATGTGGAA GAAGATCCCTCCAGCTGCTGACCCCCAGCTGCACCCAGCCCCATCACCCGCCGGCCCGGGCTCCTCCACATCCAGCACTTCCCAGATCGGCAGCTCCTCGCTGGCGTGCAGCCTTCCCCACGGCGCCCCCGGGAGGACCTCCTTGTCCTGTACAGCaacggctgccagggagagccgCGGCCACCTCAGCCTGAGCTACACGGTGGGCTCGCCCCACGCCGCGGCCGCCTGCAGCCAGTCAGACTGCACGGGAGGGAGCCAGTCCATCACCTCCCCGCTCCCGGCCAATACCCCCTCGCCATCCTTCAGCAAGTTGCCTTCCACCAAGGCCAGCAAGTCCTCCAAAGCCAAGGAGCCAGCGGGTGGCGGGGAGCCAGAGGCCTCGGCCCGAAAGCGCAAGCAGCCTCTGGGCGCCGCCACTGGCCCCCCATACAAACGGACCTGCCTCCTGGACCCGGGCAAGGGCAAGGTGGCCAGCTGCCAGGTCCCCCACCCGCCTGCAAAGACCAaaccctccctgggctccccctctgcCGCCTCCCTCAACGGTGCCATCTCACCAGGCTCCAGAGTCAAGCGGGCCGGCCACCCGGACTGCAGGGCTCCCGGCCACCCTCAAGTCAAAGCCTCCCAACTGGAGAACCGGGGCTCCCCCCTGAACGGGCCGAAAACACTGCAGGCCAACTGCCTCTCAGACGAGGAGGCCAAGAAGCGCAAGAACGCGGCCACCTACTGCAGGCCGGTGAAGGCCAAGCACCCCGCCGCTGCCTCCGACTCAGGCTGCGC
- the ATXN7L2 gene encoding ataxin-7-like protein 2 isoform X2, translated as MAVRGRAAAAAAMAAVDRRLPSLDDFAGQSWSAWVERAGPPAEPGSEVEESSKNGSKKVDAMTLIKEDMSIFGHCPAHDEFYLVVCNHCSQVVKPQAFQKHCERRHGPLSKLYARAQVSANAQKCHAVNGQPPACGGHGSAKASREKSQNSRSRAQHPPERPDKAQKDNLCLFMPVVNLEKISSLPKPDGHGIKVPPKAAAAASVPGQPPASSKEPMGKLSLAVLPKEPLVPAKAGVDSVVPADGLDRKPESTSASGEKEPGTSKPPPKSHKKMARKECDLNRQCGVVNPDTKKICTRLLTCKIHSVHQRREVQGRAKDFDVLVAELKASSRKGESPKEKSPVRKEALPDRLSQEASSGAQTSLVLPSTSPCRAKQPHSHCALPRSRVSSESDPEEPSTTCGDRDPGLYPFPVPKGSSRVSSDESEDDMAEESHRLDCHYATRPPRPQAFCTFGSRLVSPGCYVFNRRLDRFCSALSSMLERHLSSHMWKKIPPAADPQLHPAPSPAGPGSSTSSTSQIGSSSLACSLPHGAPGRTSLSCTATAARESRGHLSLSYTVGSPHAAAACSQSDCTGGSQSITSPLPANTPSPSFSKLPSTKASKSSKAKEPAGGGEPEASARKRKQPLGAATGPPYKRTCLLDPGKGKVASCQVPHPPAKTKPSLGSPSAASLNGAISPGSRVKRAGHPDCRAPGHPQVKASQLENRGSPLNGPKTLQANCLSDEEAKKRKNAATYCRPVKAKHPAAASDSGCAVRRKKAVASLGFEEKRNALKSKAH; from the exons ATGGCGGTGCGTGGAcgcgcggcggcggcggcagcaatGGCCGCTGTGGATCGGCGGCTGCCGAGCCTCGATGACTTCGCGGGGCAGAGCTGGAGCGCCTgggtggagagggcagggccgccCGCCGAGCCAG GGTCTGAGGTGGAGGAGAGCAGCAAGAACGGAAGCAAGAAAGTGGATGCGATGACACTCATTAAGGAAG ACATGTCTATCTTTGGGCACTGCCCAGCCCACGACGAGTTCTACCTGGTGGTGTGTAACCACTGTAGCCAAGTGGTCAAGCCTCAAGCCTTTCAGAAGCACTGCG aaAGACGTCACGGACCTCTCAGCAAGCTCTACGCCCGGGCGCAGGTATCTGCCAACGCCCAGAAGTGCCATGCGGTCAACGGGCAGCCCCCTGCCTGCGGGGGCCACGGCAGCGCCAAGGCCTCACGGGAGAAGTCGCAGAACTCCCGCAGCCGGGCCCAGCATCCGCCCGAGAGGCCAGACAAGGCACAGAAAGACAATCTCTG TTTGTTTATGCCGGTGGTGAACTTGGAGAAGATTTCCAGCCTTCCCAAGCCGGATGGACACGGCATCAAGGTGCCCCcgaaggctgctgctgctgcttctgtcccCGGGCAGCCACCTGCCAGCTCCAAAGAGCCCATGGGGAAGCTGTCCCTGGCAGTGTTGCCCAAAGAGCCGCTTGTGCCAGCCAAGGCAGGAGTCGACTCCGTTGTGCCCGCCGATGGTCTGGACAGGAAACCAGAGAGCACCTCTGCCTCAGGGGAGAAGGAGCCGGGCACCAGCAAACCGCCTCCCAAATCCCACAAGAAGATGGCGC GGAAGGAGTGTGATTTGAACAGGCAGTGTGGAGTTGTGAATCCTGACACCAAAAAGATCTGCACCCGGCTGCTGACCTGCAAG ATTCACTCAGTGCACCAGCGCCGTGAGGTGCAGGGCCGGGCGAAGGACTTTGATGTCTTGGTGGCAGAGCTGAAGGCCAGTTCCAGGAAGGGGGAGTCCCCCAAGGAGAAGAGCCCGGTGAGGAAGGAAGCGCTCCCCGACCGACTCTCCCAGGAAGCCTCCTCCGGGGCGCAGACCTCGTTGGTTCTACCCAGCACTTCCCCTTGCCGCGCAAAGCAGCCCCACTCCCACTGTGCACTTCCCAG GTCCAGGGTTTCCTCAGAGAGCGACCCGGAGGAGCCGTCCACGACCTGTGGCGACAGAGACCCCGGGCTCTACCCCTTCCCTGTGCCCAAGGGCAGTAGCCGGGTATCGAGTGACGAGAGCGAGGACGACATGGCCGAGGAATCCCACAGGCTGGACTGTCATTATGCAACACGGCCACCACGGCCTCAGGCG TTCTGCACCTTCGGAAGCCGCTTGGTCAGCCCTGGGTGTTACGTGTTCAACCGACGGCTGGACCGGTTCTGCTCAGCCCTCAGCTCCATGTTGGAGAGACACCTCAGCTCACACATGTGGAA GAAGATCCCTCCAGCTGCTGACCCCCAGCTGCACCCAGCCCCATCACCCGCCGGCCCGGGCTCCTCCACATCCAGCACTTCCCAGATCGGCAGCTCCTCGCTGGCGTGCAGCCTTCCCCACGGCGCCCCCGGGAGGACCTCCTTGTCCTGTACAGCaacggctgccagggagagccgCGGCCACCTCAGCCTGAGCTACACGGTGGGCTCGCCCCACGCCGCGGCCGCCTGCAGCCAGTCAGACTGCACGGGAGGGAGCCAGTCCATCACCTCCCCGCTCCCGGCCAATACCCCCTCGCCATCCTTCAGCAAGTTGCCTTCCACCAAGGCCAGCAAGTCCTCCAAAGCCAAGGAGCCAGCGGGTGGCGGGGAGCCAGAGGCCTCGGCCCGAAAGCGCAAGCAGCCTCTGGGCGCCGCCACTGGCCCCCCATACAAACGGACCTGCCTCCTGGACCCGGGCAAGGGCAAGGTGGCCAGCTGCCAGGTCCCCCACCCGCCTGCAAAGACCAaaccctccctgggctccccctctgcCGCCTCCCTCAACGGTGCCATCTCACCAGGCTCCAGAGTCAAGCGGGCCGGCCACCCGGACTGCAGGGCTCCCGGCCACCCTCAAGTCAAAGCCTCCCAACTGGAGAACCGGGGCTCCCCCCTGAACGGGCCGAAAACACTGCAGGCCAACTGCCTCTCAGACGAGGAGGCCAAGAAGCGCAAGAACGCGGCCACCTACTGCAGGCCGGTGAAGGCCAAGCACCCCGCCGCTGCCTCCGACTCAGGCTGCGC